One region of Primulina tabacum isolate GXHZ01 chromosome 1, ASM2559414v2, whole genome shotgun sequence genomic DNA includes:
- the LOC142548037 gene encoding BEL1-like homeodomain protein 1: MYMYHQGGSAIQATDDLQTLYLMNPNNVQPPQTNVIFLNSAGTSTTVRGPGPHAPLPQAQQFVGFQLSQDPKRPLSFPGQQDEVHAPYDQYQTTIPSFDCNLWRSGDHDPNTTLPTPKCLSLSLSSDQTSLNKSLLNDQDLLGQSSIGMVLPKLSSGVESKRGKIMGSKYLKAAQQILDEVANFGEGIAIDGLVRSKDKAKIITASNHGGAEKHTTAQRQEIQMKKAKLVAILHDVEQRYRNYQHQMHMMVALFEQTAGIGSSKRYTQLAYRTISKRFRCLKDEISSQISALKNRLRDQDEIEDTKFGGSRLEFLVHRFRQQCAWRTQRGLPERAVSVLRAWLFEHFLHPYPKDSDKNMMAKQTGLTRNQVSNWFINARVRLWKPMVEEMYLEEMKNQQQIHSEETTTKSKRISTDKELGGRKLIVAPNDQPENCSATPKIDQLNAFQSKKHNRILNQVIKPSTVGASIAELISSLNMENSIPAHPKKARKDDVDTDQDNSLNSTNLVSQISKGFSMSVANTSSSSHGYFSRHGRFISTEQKATGFHGNSVSLTLTLPPSASSHWSQGLRQHQQNLPSNSTFEFGKRTLETGIVESGSWVKRVQESSIGYEILDFQNRNPFPATLLPDFMA; encoded by the exons ATGTATATGTACCATCAAGGTGGCTCAGCAATACAAGCTACTGATGACCTTCAAACACTTTATCTGATGAACCCTAATAATGTACAGCCGCCACAGACAAACGTTATTTTCTTGAATTCCGCCGGCACCTCGACCACCGTGCGTGGGCCTGGCCCCCACGCGCCACTCCCTCAAGCACAGCAGTTTGTGGGCTTCCAACTATCTCAGGATCCCAAGCGTCCATTGTCATTTCCTGGCCAGCAAGATGAAGTCCACGCCCCTTATGATCAATATCAAACGACAATCCCAAGTTTCGACTGTAACTTGTGGCGCTCAGGCGATCATGATCCAAACACCACCTTACCAACACCCAAATGCTTGTCTTTAAGCCTTTCATCCGACCAAACATCCTTGAATAAGTCGCTTCTAAACGATCAAGATTTGCTCGGCCAATCTTCAATCGGGATGGTTTTACCAAAATTATCTAGTGGCGTAGAAAGTAAGCGGGGTAAAATTATGGGTTCCAAGTACCTCAAGGCTGCTCAACAGATTTTAGATGAGGTTGCAAATTTTGGAGAAGGCATCGCGATTGATGGATTAGTTAGATCGAAAGATAAGGCTAAGATAATCACAGCATCGAATCATGGCGGAGCTGAGAAACATACAACGGCTCAAAGGCAGGAGATTCAGATGAAGAAAGCTAAACTCGTGGCCATTCTACATGAT GTGGAGCAAAGATACAGGAATTACCAGCACCAGATGCATATGATGGTGGCATTATTCGAGCAGACAGCGGGGATAGGATCATCAAAAAGATACACTCAGCTTGCCTACAGGACGATCTCGAAGCGATTCCGGTGTCTTAAAGATGAGATTTCTTCCCAAATAAGTGCTTTAAAGAACAGACTACGTGATCAGGACGAAATAGAAGACACAAAATTTGGAGGGTCGAGACTTGAATTTCTTGTTCATCGTTTCCGACAGCAATGTGCCTGGAGGACTCAGAGAGGATTACCTGAAAGAGCTGTGTCCGTTCTTCGAGCTTGGCTTTTCGAGCATTTTCTTCACCC TTACCCCAAGGATTCAGACAAAAACATGATGGCTAAACAGACGGGACTGACCAGGAATCAG GTATCGAACTGGTTCATAAATGCTCGTGTTCGTCTCTGGAAACCCATGGTGGAGGAGATGTACTTGGAAGAAATGAAGAATCAACAACAGATTCACTCTGAGGAAACCACTACAAAATCAAAAAGAATATCAACTGACAAAGAATTAGGAGGACGGAAATTAATCGTCGCTCCAAATGATCAACCTGAAAACTGCAGTGCGACACCGAAGATTGATCAGCTCAATGCCTTCCAATCCAAGAAACATAACCGGATTTTAAACCAGGTAATCAAGCCTTCTACAGTTGGAGCGAGCATCGCAGAACTCATCAGTTCGCTGAACATGGAAAATAGTATTCCGGCTCATCCCAAAAAAGCAAGAAAAGATGACGTTGATACTGATCAGGATAATTCACTAAACAGTACTAACCTCGTTTCACAAATAAGCAAAGGTTTCAGCATGTCAGTAGCAAACACAAGCAGTAGCAGTCATGGATACTTCAGCAGACATGGCAGATTCATCAGTACAGAGCAAAAGGCCACAGGTTTCCATGGAAACAGCGTGTCCCTCACTCTTACACTCCCCCCTTCAGCAAGTTCACATTGGTCACAAGGATTAAGGCAACATCAACAGAATCTCCCATCGAATTCGACCTTTGAGTTTGGAAAAAGAACTCTTGAAACCGGTATAGTTGAGAGTGGCAGTTGGGTTAAACGGGTTCAAGAATCCAGTATCGGgtatgagattcttgattttcagaacagaaaccCCTTCCCTGCAACGCTTTTACCAGACTTTATGGCGTGA
- the LOC142519457 gene encoding E3 ubiquitin-protein ligase PUB23-like produces the protein MEEAQEIEVPCYFVCPISMQLMKDPVTVSTGITYDRESIEKWLFLCKNSTCPVTKQDLSKTDLTPNHTLRRIIQEWCTINACERIPTPKAPVEKSQILKLLQESKASRKSQINCLHRLRSIAHRDESSRNHLQQTAGAVEFLVTVVRKNEDAMYRSEALSILHQIQLSETDSKKFLSDNGGFLESLMQVLESGNCQSRAHAVMLLKSALYVADPEHLIGSKPEIYKHVVRILRDKISRQATKTALKLLVELCPWGRNRIKAVENSAVSALIELLLETEERRICELVLVVLDQLCGCADGRAQLLEHGAGLAIVSKKILRVSNVASERAVRIICSITKHSANSRVLNEMMQVGVVSKLCLVLQVESSHKTKERAKEILRLHSRVWKDSSCIPPHLLSSYPSP, from the coding sequence ATGGAAGAAGCACAGGAAATAGAGGTCCCTTGTTACTTCGTATGCCCAATATCGATGCAGCTGATGAAAGATCCAGTCACGGTCTCCACTGGAATAACCTACGACAGAGAAAGCATCGAAAAATGGCTGTTTCTGTGCAAGAATTCCACCTGCCCGGTCACGAAGCAGGACCTTTCGAAGACTGATCTCACCCCAAATCATACTCTCCGGCGAATAATCCAGGAATGGTGCACTATCAATGCGTGTGAAAGAATCCCAACGCCGAAGGCCCCTGTTGAAAAATCTCAGATTCTCAAACTCCTCCAGGAATCGAAGGCTTCACGAAAATCACAGATCAACTGCCTTCACAGGCTCCGATCCATTGCGCACAGAGACGAGAGCAGCAGGAACCATCTGCAGCAGACTGCTGGAGCAGTTGAATTTCTCGTAACAGTTGTGAGGAAGAACGAAGATGCAATGTATAGAAGTGAAGCGTTGAGTATTCTTCATCAGATTCAGTTATCGGAAACGGATTCAAAGAAATTCTTATCAGATAATGGTGGGTTTTTGGAGTCACTAATGCAAGTATTGGAAAGCGGGAATTGCCAATCCCGAGCACACGCTGTAATGCTACTGAAATCAGCATTATATGTGGCTGATCCGGAACATCTGATTGGATCCAAACCCGAGATTTACAAACACGTAGTCCGTATTTTACGCGACAAGATCTCTCGGCAGGCTACAAAAACTGCGTTGAAGCTTCTAGTGGAGCTCTGTCCATGGGGAAGAAACCGGATCAAAGCGGTAGAGAACAGCGCTGTCTCAGCCCTGATCGAATTGCTTCTTGAAACCGAAGAAAGACGGATATGCGAGCTAGTGCTAGTAGTGTTGGATCAGCTTTGTGGCTGTGCCGACGGCCGAGCTCAGCTGCTCGAACACGGAGCAGGCTTGGCTATAGTATCCAAGAAAATCCTCAGGGTTTCGAACGTGGCGAGCGAGAGGGCGGTGAGAATCATCTGTTCGATAACGAAACATTCCGCGAATTCGAGAGTTCTTAATGAAATGATGCAGGTTGGGGTGGTTTCAAAGCTGTGTTTGGTGCTGCAAGTGGAGAGCAGTCACAAGACGAAAGAAAGAGCTAAAGAAATTCTTCGGTTGCATTCTAGGGTTTGGAAGGATTCCTCGTGCATCCCACCTCATTTGTTATCTTCTTATCCATCGCCATAG
- the LOC142519466 gene encoding LOW QUALITY PROTEIN: E3 ubiquitin-protein ligase PUB24-like (The sequence of the model RefSeq protein was modified relative to this genomic sequence to represent the inferred CDS: deleted 1 base in 1 codon), which yields MDEIEIPQYFICPISLQIMKDPVTTVTGITYDRESIQQWLLTAPAEDNCSAVCPVTKQLLPRDSDLTPNHILRQLIQAWCTANAKSWIDRIPTPKYPVQKSAVFKLIRDVKSGDRLLHVNALKKLDELADEDEKNRKCMAEAGVPQAMISLILKRFREGKLSGIEEALRILQLTWIPSAENKKIVEENMDLIQSILWVLNSELENGTSKNQALTVLKNITEVASSSVMERFDLDFFKQMVTILRKKTSPQAMKSVLHVLNETSPSGRNRTKIVEAGAVFEIIELELSKPDKKTTEIIFTLLANLCSCADGRQKLLEHAGGIAMVAKRLLRVSSATDDRALCIIESLARFSATREVVSEMLRVSAVSKLCMVLQADCAGYLKIKAREILRLHSNAWNNSPCIQVYLLTMHPR from the exons ATGGATGAAATTGAGATACCTCAGTATTTCATCTGCCCAATATCCCTCCAAATCATGAAAGATCCGGTCACCACCGTCACCGGCATCACCTACGACCGCGAAAGCATCCAGCAATGGCTGCTCACAGCCCCGGCAGAAGACAACTGCTCTGCCGTGTGTCCTGTCACGAAACAGCTCTTGCCCAGGGACTCCGACTTGACTCCCAACCATATTCTCAGACAATTAATCCAGGCTTGGTGCACTGCAAATGCTAAAAGCTGGATCGATCGAATCCCAACACCGAAATATCCGGTTCAGAAATCTGCAGTATTCAAACTCATCCGGGATGTTAAAAGTGGTGACAGATTATTACATGTAAATGCTCTCAAGAAGTTGGATGAATTAGCTGATGAGGATGAAAAGAACCGAAAATGCATGGCGGAAGCAGGTGTGCCACAAGCTATGATTTCCTTAATCTTGAAAAGATTTAGAGAAGGTAAACTGTCgggcattgaagaagctctgAGAATTCTACAGCTAACGTGGATTCCCAGTGCAGAAAACAAGAAGATTGTTGAAGAAAATATGGATTTGATTCAATCGATTTTGTGGGTTTTGAACAGTGAGTTAGAAAATGGAACCTCAAAGAATCAAGCTCTCACAGTCTTAAAAAACATCACAGAAGTAGCCAGTTCCAGTGTTATGGAGAGATTTGACCTCGATTTCTTCAAACAAATGGTGACCATTTTGAGGAAGAAAACATCCCCGCAGGCCATGAAATCTGTTCTTCATGTGTTAAACGAGACGTCTCCTTCCGGAAGAAACAGGACGAAAATAGTCGAAGCCGGGGCAGTGTTCGAAATAATCGAGCTCGAATTAAGCAAGCCGGATAAGAAAACAACGGAGATAATCTTCACCCTATTAGCAAACTTATGTTCTTGTGCCGATGGCCGGCAGAAACTTCTTGAACACGCCGGCGGGATAGCCATGGTGGCGAAGCGGTTGCTGAGGGTTTCTTCC GCCACCGACGACAGAGCCCTTTGCATAATCGAATCACTCGCGAGATTCTCAGCCACACGAGAGGTGGTTTCGGAGATGTTAAGGGTGAGTGCTGTGTCCAAATTATGCATGGTGCTTCAGGCAGATTGTGCGGGCTATTTGAAGATTAAAGCTAGGGAGATTTTGAGACTGCATTCAAATGCCTGGAACAATTCACCTTGTATACAAGTTTATCTCCTGACAATGCATCCTCGATAG